Proteins encoded by one window of Winogradskyella sp. PG-2:
- a CDS encoding OmpH family outer membrane protein, translating to MRNIIIALVVLVTFSSCQEQQKIAFVDNTKVVNEFKKKVDFEAKFKTKIEAYNKKADSLNQAIQMEAQMFQTRAVKMSQTKQEQEYQGLLQKKQMQDYQLGNEEKALQAEGQKQIDTLVKEVKAFIKDYGKTNGYTFILGSNEAGSVLYGAEATDITETILAALNKKEEAKTEE from the coding sequence ATGAGAAACATAATTATCGCATTAGTTGTTTTGGTAACTTTTTCATCTTGTCAAGAGCAACAAAAAATCGCCTTTGTAGATAACACTAAGGTTGTAAATGAATTTAAGAAAAAAGTAGATTTTGAAGCTAAGTTTAAAACTAAAATAGAAGCTTATAATAAAAAAGCAGATAGTTTAAATCAAGCAATTCAAATGGAGGCTCAAATGTTTCAAACAAGAGCAGTAAAAATGAGCCAAACAAAACAAGAGCAAGAGTATCAGGGCTTACTTCAGAAAAAACAGATGCAAGATTACCAATTAGGTAATGAAGAAAAAGCTCTTCAGGCAGAAGGTCAAAAACAAATTGACACATTAGTAAAAGAGGTAAAGGCTTTTATAAAAGATTATGGTAAAACAAACGGGTATACTTTTATTTTAGGTTCAAATGAAGCTGGAAGCGTATTATATGGAGCAGAAGCAACAGATATTACAGAAACAATTTTAGCGGCACTAAATAAAAAAGAAGAAGCTAAGACAGAAGAATAA